One segment of Curtobacterium sp. MR_MD2014 DNA contains the following:
- the purH gene encoding bifunctional phosphoribosylaminoimidazolecarboxamide formyltransferase/IMP cyclohydrolase codes for MSVHAADPSLYRHRDVVPVRRALISVSDKSGLLELAGALADAGVELVSTGSTAQTIRDAGYAVTDVSSVTGFPESLDGRVKTLHPAVHAGLLADLRLESHEQQLAELGIAAFELVVVNLYPFVETVASGAEAATVVENVDIGGPAMVRASAKNHPNVAIVVSPSSYAEVVEAVRAGGTTLELRKRLAAQAFAHTASYDAAVASYFATDVVGQDAAHVAAQAAAPTVTGDLETPGSFDETLRLEAGLTATLRYGENAHQAAALYTTSGGAGIAQATQLHGKEMSYNNYVDADAAVRAAYDFDTPAVAIIKHANPCGIATAPADAVDPIASAHAAAHACDPLSAFGGVIAANRPVTKQMAETVRDIFTEVVVAPAFDPEALEILSQKKNIRLLTLPADFALATREVKQVSGGFLVQDADRFTAFDQSTWTLVSGEPADAATLADLAFAWKASRAVKSNAILLADQGASVGVGMGQVNRVDSCHLAVDRAGERARGSVAASDAFFPFADGLQVLLDAGVRAVAQPGGSVRDDEVIAAAQAAGVTMYFTGERHFFH; via the coding sequence ATGAGCGTGCACGCCGCCGACCCCAGCCTCTACCGCCACCGCGACGTCGTCCCCGTGCGGCGCGCGCTCATCTCGGTGAGCGACAAGTCCGGCCTGCTCGAGCTCGCCGGCGCCCTGGCCGACGCGGGCGTGGAGCTCGTCTCGACGGGCAGCACGGCGCAGACGATCCGCGACGCCGGGTACGCCGTCACCGACGTGTCGAGCGTGACCGGGTTCCCGGAGTCGCTGGACGGCCGCGTCAAGACCCTGCACCCTGCCGTGCACGCGGGGCTCCTCGCCGACCTGCGCCTCGAGTCGCACGAGCAGCAGCTCGCCGAGCTCGGCATCGCGGCGTTCGAGCTCGTCGTCGTCAACCTGTACCCCTTCGTCGAGACCGTCGCCTCGGGTGCCGAGGCCGCGACCGTGGTGGAGAACGTCGACATCGGCGGACCGGCGATGGTCCGCGCCTCGGCGAAGAACCACCCGAACGTCGCGATCGTCGTGTCGCCGTCGTCCTACGCCGAGGTCGTCGAGGCCGTCCGCGCCGGGGGCACCACGCTCGAACTCCGGAAGCGCCTCGCCGCCCAGGCCTTCGCCCACACGGCGTCCTACGACGCCGCCGTCGCGTCGTACTTCGCGACCGACGTCGTCGGGCAGGACGCGGCACACGTCGCCGCCCAGGCCGCCGCTCCCACGGTGACAGGCGACCTCGAGACGCCCGGCTCGTTCGACGAGACGCTCCGGCTCGAGGCCGGGCTGACCGCGACGCTCCGCTACGGCGAGAACGCGCACCAGGCCGCCGCGCTCTACACGACCTCCGGCGGAGCGGGCATCGCCCAGGCGACGCAGCTGCACGGCAAGGAGATGTCGTACAACAACTACGTCGACGCCGACGCCGCCGTCCGGGCCGCGTACGACTTCGACACCCCCGCCGTCGCGATCATCAAGCACGCCAACCCGTGCGGCATCGCCACCGCCCCGGCCGACGCGGTCGACCCGATCGCCTCGGCGCACGCCGCCGCGCACGCCTGCGACCCGCTGTCGGCCTTCGGCGGGGTCATCGCCGCGAACCGCCCGGTCACGAAGCAGATGGCCGAGACCGTGCGCGACATCTTCACCGAGGTCGTCGTGGCCCCGGCCTTCGACCCCGAGGCGCTCGAGATCCTCTCGCAGAAGAAGAACATCCGGCTCCTCACGCTGCCGGCGGACTTCGCGCTCGCGACCCGTGAGGTCAAGCAGGTCTCCGGCGGCTTCCTCGTGCAGGACGCCGACCGCTTCACCGCGTTCGACCAGTCCACCTGGACGCTGGTGTCCGGCGAGCCCGCCGACGCCGCGACCCTCGCCGACCTGGCGTTCGCGTGGAAGGCCAGCCGCGCCGTGAAGTCGAACGCCATCCTGCTCGCCGACCAGGGCGCGAGCGTCGGCGTCGGCATGGGTCAGGTCAACCGGGTGGACTCCTGCCACCTCGCGGTGGACCGCGCCGGGGAGCGTGCCCGTGGCAGCGTCGCGGCGTCGGACGCGTTCTTCCCGTTCGCCGACGGCCTGCAGGTCCTGCTCGACGCCGGTGTCCGTGCCGTCGCGCAGCCGGGCGGCAGCGTCCGTGACGACGAGGTCATCGCGGCGGCGCAGGCGGCCGGCGTGACCATGTACTTCACCGGCGAGCGTCACTTCTTCCACTGA
- the purN gene encoding phosphoribosylglycinamide formyltransferase, whose product MLELVVLISGTGSNLRALLEATTDAEYPARVVAIGADRDAEGLALGEEFGVPTFSVPFSRFASRDEWGAELAAQIRPWSPDLLVLSGLMRLLPHAVVSEFAPAIINTHPAYLPEFPGAHGVRDALAAGVDQTGASVIQVDDGVDTGPILAQERIPVLPDDSESTLHDRIKPVERRLLIQTILDIANGTTDLKGTPSA is encoded by the coding sequence GTGCTCGAACTGGTCGTCCTGATCTCCGGTACCGGCTCGAACCTCCGAGCCCTGCTCGAGGCGACGACCGACGCCGAGTACCCCGCCCGCGTGGTCGCGATCGGGGCCGACCGCGATGCCGAGGGCCTGGCGCTGGGCGAGGAGTTCGGGGTCCCGACCTTCTCGGTGCCGTTCTCCCGCTTCGCCTCGCGCGACGAGTGGGGCGCCGAGCTCGCCGCCCAGATCCGGCCGTGGTCGCCGGACCTCCTCGTGCTCTCCGGCCTGATGCGCCTGCTCCCGCACGCCGTCGTGTCCGAGTTCGCCCCCGCGATCATCAACACCCACCCCGCGTACCTGCCCGAGTTCCCCGGCGCACACGGGGTCCGTGACGCCCTGGCCGCCGGCGTCGACCAGACCGGCGCCAGCGTGATCCAGGTCGACGACGGCGTGGACACCGGCCCGATCCTGGCGCAGGAGCGGATCCCGGTGCTGCCGGACGACTCCGAGTCGACGCTGCACGACCGCATCAAGCCGGTCGAGCGCCGCCTGCTCATCCAGACCATCCTCGACATCGCCAACGGCACCACCGACCTGAAGGGCACCCCGAGCGCATGA
- a CDS encoding helix-turn-helix transcriptional regulator: MPSSSADLALGAYLRAIRGRLSPEALGLPSGGLRRVAGLRREEVAVLGGLSVDYYTRLEQGREISPGSAVLDGIADGLELEGDERDHLFTLAGLVPPPRRSRAPGSVSPALGQLLDSWSAHPAFVIDPAHDVLAANALARGVHAPFARFDNLVRMTFTDPVARDFHVDWSRTADSTVASLRAATAEHGADPGLLAVVAEVRGRSDEFEERWSAQRVQRKAVTTKRFVHGEVGGLEFDAHTFAVQGSPGLQLVVYGCAPGSATAQALPLLAIGGAVVRR; the protein is encoded by the coding sequence GTGCCGTCGTCCTCTGCCGACCTTGCCCTGGGAGCGTACCTGCGGGCGATCCGCGGTCGTCTCTCCCCGGAGGCGCTCGGCCTGCCCTCCGGCGGGCTCCGCCGCGTGGCCGGCCTCCGGCGAGAGGAGGTGGCGGTGCTGGGTGGCCTCAGCGTCGACTACTACACGCGCCTCGAACAGGGGCGCGAGATCAGCCCCGGGTCGGCGGTACTCGACGGCATCGCCGACGGGCTCGAGCTGGAGGGCGACGAGCGCGACCACCTCTTCACCCTCGCCGGGCTCGTCCCGCCGCCGCGGCGGTCCCGCGCACCCGGCTCGGTCTCACCGGCTCTCGGTCAGCTCCTCGACTCGTGGTCCGCGCACCCGGCGTTCGTGATCGACCCGGCCCACGACGTCCTCGCAGCGAATGCCCTCGCCCGCGGCGTCCACGCCCCGTTCGCCCGGTTCGACAACCTCGTCCGGATGACCTTCACCGATCCGGTTGCTCGCGACTTCCACGTGGACTGGTCGAGGACCGCGGACTCGACCGTCGCCAGTCTGCGCGCCGCGACCGCCGAGCACGGAGCCGACCCCGGCCTCCTGGCGGTCGTGGCGGAGGTGCGTGGACGCAGCGACGAGTTCGAGGAACGCTGGAGTGCGCAGCGGGTGCAGCGGAAGGCCGTGACGACCAAGCGGTTCGTGCACGGGGAGGTCGGTGGGCTGGAGTTCGACGCGCACACCTTCGCCGTGCAGGGGTCGCCGGGGCTGCAGCTGGTCGTCTACGGCTGCGCCCCGGGGTCCGCGACAGCGCAGGCGCTCCCGCTGCTGGCGATCGGCGGGGCGGTCGTCCGCCGCTAG
- a CDS encoding SDR family NAD(P)-dependent oxidoreductase → MNDDTPTTPHPYLGLWVTEDGRVRHELRTGGRYVEARGDREAAYTGGYEVAGAHVEYRDDTGFTADGDFRDDVLHHGGMVLRRRKIVLVTGASSGIGRATALRLASAGHPVVLGARRVDRLESLVTEIEGAGGQALAVPTDVTDLASTQAFADAATARFGRIDVVVANAGVMPLSPLSSGLVEQWDQMIDVNVRGLLHSIAATLPTMLAQGAGHFVTMASIGAHSVTETAAVYCGTKYAARAITEGLRLESPRGIRVTTISPGVTESELASTITDATAAAAMEAYRADSVSADAIARAVEYAVAERPDVDVNEIVVRPAAQR, encoded by the coding sequence GTGAACGACGACACTCCCACCACCCCCCACCCCTACCTCGGCCTCTGGGTCACGGAGGACGGCCGCGTCCGTCACGAGCTCCGCACCGGAGGCCGGTACGTCGAGGCCCGCGGTGACCGCGAGGCCGCGTACACCGGCGGCTACGAGGTCGCCGGAGCCCACGTCGAGTACCGGGACGACACCGGCTTCACCGCGGACGGCGACTTCCGCGACGACGTCCTGCACCACGGCGGCATGGTGCTGCGACGCCGGAAGATCGTGCTCGTCACAGGTGCCTCCAGCGGTATCGGCAGGGCGACCGCGCTCCGGCTCGCCTCGGCCGGTCACCCCGTCGTCCTGGGGGCTCGCCGGGTCGACCGTCTCGAATCCCTCGTGACGGAGATCGAGGGCGCGGGCGGCCAGGCCCTGGCGGTACCGACGGACGTCACCGACCTCGCCTCCACACAAGCGTTCGCCGACGCGGCCACCGCACGGTTCGGGCGCATCGACGTGGTGGTCGCGAACGCCGGCGTGATGCCGCTCTCGCCCCTGTCCTCCGGGCTCGTCGAGCAGTGGGACCAGATGATCGACGTCAACGTGCGCGGGCTCCTGCACAGCATCGCGGCGACCCTCCCGACGATGCTCGCGCAGGGCGCCGGCCACTTCGTGACGATGGCGTCGATCGGTGCCCACAGCGTCACGGAGACGGCGGCCGTCTACTGCGGCACGAAGTACGCGGCACGGGCGATCACCGAGGGCCTCCGCCTGGAGTCGCCCCGAGGAATCCGGGTGACGACGATCTCACCGGGCGTGACCGAGTCGGAGCTGGCCTCTACGATCACCGACGCGACGGCCGCCGCCGCGATGGAGGCCTACCGCGCCGACTCCGTCTCCGCCGACGCCATCGCCCGCGCCGTGGAGTACGCCGTGGCCGAGCGCCCCGACGTGGACGTCAACGAGATCGTCGTGCGGCCCGCGGCGCAGCGCTGA